From the Xiphophorus maculatus strain JP 163 A chromosome 20, X_maculatus-5.0-male, whole genome shotgun sequence genome, one window contains:
- the LOC102222582 gene encoding extracellular sulfatase Sulf-2-like isoform X1, with translation MAGRRHPAVPPLLLLLVLVGVTSEAQGSSYLSGFRLRSRLQRDRQMRNVRPNIILILTDDQDIELGSMQSMNKTRHIMEKGGTHFSNAFSTTPMCCPSRSSILTGKYVHNHHTYTNNENCSSPSWQAHHEPHTFAVHLNNSGYRTAFFGKYLNEYNGSYVPPGWKEWVALVKNSRFYNYTLCRNGVREKHSSDYPKDYLTDIITNNSINYFRMSKRIYPHRPVLMVLSHVAPHGPEDSAPQYSAAFPNASQHITPSYNYAPNPDKHWILRYTGPMKPVHMQFTNMLQRRRMQTLLSVDDSVQKVYNMLVETGELDNTYLIYTSDHGYHIGQFGLVKGKSMPYEFDIRVPFYIRGPNVEQGATNPHIVLNVDLAPTMLEMAGVDIPAEMDGKSILKLLASDRPVNRFQLNKKGKTWRDSFLVERGKPPHKRADGKEMAQEENFLPKYQRVKDLCQKAEYQTSCQQSGQKWQCVEDPTGKLRLYKCKGMAGLFAPRMQALMASSPSTISVTSNFDDCNCGDGGLKMSVLKKKRLLNKKKIKSSKAVTRKRWARSVSFELDGDLYAVDLDEGYRPLGSGNASWTRDRWRGAAAGDDGEEFSGMGVAAKPTTRDKLTPPAALKVTYRCSILMNDTVKCDGGLYKSLQAWKDHKLHIEHEIETLQTKIKNLREVKGHLKKVRPEECQCNAPSDLLKNKEAYLLNVEQMHSLRMPSKQKTQWLQKEQKRRKKLRKFLKRLQNNDTCSMPGLTCFTHDNHHWQTAPFWTMGPFCACTSANNNTYWCLRTINDTHNFLFCEFATGFMEYFDLSTDPYQLINAVSTLDRNALNSMHQQLMGLRSCKGHKQCNPEKGGKERSHFSEYGPVHRRKRPKMKKPSSKSLGQIWEGWVG, from the exons ATGGCAGGGCGACGACACCCTGCCGTTCCCCCTCTTCTTCTCCTACTTGTCTTGGTGGGAGTTACTTCTGAGGCGCAGGGCTCCAGCTACCTGTCTGGGTTTCGCCTCAGGTCTCGCTTGCAGAGGGACCGCCAGATGAGAAACGTCCGGCCCAACATCATTCTTATTCTCACAGATGATCAGGATATAGAACTGG GCTCAATGCAGTCCATGAACAAAACTCGCCACATCATGGAGAAGGGAGGCACGCATTTCTCAAACGCTTTCTCCACCACCCCCATGTGCTGCCCGTCCCGCTCCTCCATCCTGACGGGGAAGTACGTGCACAACCACCACACTTACACCAACAACGAGAACTGCTCCTCGCCGTCGTGGCAGGCGCACCACGAGCCGCACACGTTCGCCGTGCACCTCAACAACTCCGGCTACAGAACGG CGTTCTTCGGAAAGTATCTGAACGAGTACAATGGCTCCTATGTGCCACCTGGCTGGAAGGAATGGGTGGCGCTGGTGAAAAACTCCCGCTTCTACAACTACACCCTCTGCAGAAATGGAGTACGGGAGAAACACAGCAGCGACTACCCAAAG GACTACCTGACGGATATCATCACCAACAACAGCATCAACTACTTCCGGATGTCCAAGAGGATTTACCCTCACCGGCCGGTCCTGATGGTCCTGAGCCATGTGGCTCCGCACGGTCCAGAGGACTCCGCCCCGCAGTACAGCGCTGCCTTTCCCAACGCCTCTCAGCACAT AACGCCGAGCTACAACTATGCTCCCAACCCAGACAAGCACTGGATCCTGCGCTACACTGGCCCAATGAAGCCTGTCCACATGCAGTTCACCAACATGCTCCAGCGCAGGAGGATGCAGACGCTGCTGTCCGTGGACGATAGCGTGCAAAAG GTGTACAACATGCTGGTGGAGACGGGAGAACTGGACAACACCTACCTCATTTACACCTCGGATCACGGCTATCATATCGGCCAGTTTGGGCTGGTAAAGGGCAAATCAATGCCCTACGAGTTTGATATCCGCGTGCCGTTCTATATACGGGGGCCTAATGTGGAGCAAGGCGCTAC AAATCCTCACATCGTGTTGAACGTTGACCTGGCACCGACTATGCTGGAGATGGCAGGCGTCGATATTCCTGCCGAAATGGATGGCAAGTCCATCCTGAAACTTCTGGCCTCGGATCGACCAGTGAACAG GTTCCAGTTGAACAAGAAGGGGAAAACATGGAGAGACTCCTTCCTGGTGGAGAGGGG GAAGCCTCCACACAAGAGAGCCGATGGGAAGGAAATGGCCCAGGAGGAAAACTTTCTGCCAAAATACCAGAGGGTGAAGGACTTGTGCCAGAAAGCAGAATATCAGACTTCATGCCAACAATCGGGACAG AAGTGGCAGTGTGTGGAGGATCCGACGGGCAAGCTGAGGCTGTATAAGTGTAAAGGCATGGCGGGTCTGTTTGCCCCTCGCATGCAGGCTCTGATGGCCAGCAGTCCCTCTACCATATCTGTCACCTCAAACTTTGACGACTGTAACTGCGGCGATGGGGGGCTCAAAATGTCTGTCCTTAAGAAGAAGAGACTCCTAAACAAAAAGA AGATTAAGTCCAGTAAGGCCGTGACCAGGAAGCGCTGGGCGCGCTCCGTCTCGTTCGAGCTGGATGGAGATCTGTACGCCGTCGACTTGGACGAGGGCTACAGGCCCCTGGGATCCGGGAACGCCAGCTGGACCAGAGACAGGTGGAGAGGCGCGGCCGCCGGAGACGACGGCGAAGAATTCAGCGGAATGGGAGTCGCAGCCAAGCCAACCACCCGTGACAAGCTCACACCACCTGCTGCTTTGAAAGTCACCTACAG ATGCTCGATCCTCATGAACGACACGGTGAAGTGTGACGGGGGCCTCTACAAGTCCCTTCAAGCATGGAAGGACCACAAACTGCACATTGAGCATGAG ATTGAAACCTTGCAGACCAAAATCAAGAACTTGCGTGAGGTGAAAGGTCACCTGAAAAAGGTGCGGCCTGAGGAATGCCAGTGCAACGCGCCCAG TGATCTTCTCAAGAATAAGGAGGCTTATCTGCTAAATGTGGAGCAAATGCACTCTCTCAG AATGCCGTCCAAGCAGAAGACTCAGTGGCTGCAGAAGGAGCAGAAGCGCCGAAAAAAACTGCGCAAATTCCTGAAGAGGCTCCAGAACAACGACACCTGCAGCATGCCTGGTCTGACCTGCTTCACCCACGACAACCATCACTGGCAGACCGCCCCCTTCTGGACGA TGGGTCCGTTCTGTGCGTGCACCAGTGCCAACAACAACACGTACTGGTGCCTGAGGACCATCAATGACACACACAATTTCCTGTTCTGTGAATTTGCCACCGGTTTCATGGAATACTTTGACCTCAGTACCGACCCCTACCAG CTGATAAATGCTGTCAGTACTCTGGATCGCAACGCGCTCAACTCAATGCATCAACAGCTCATGGGCTTGAGGAGCTGCAAGGGCCACAAGCAGTGCAACCCGGAGAAGG GGGGAAAGGAGAGGAGCCACTTCAGTGAATACGG GCCAGTTCATCGTCGAAAGAGGCCAAAAATGAAGAAGCCCTCGTCCAAGTCGCT aggACAGATTTGGGAAGGCTGGGTTGGGTAA
- the LOC102222582 gene encoding extracellular sulfatase Sulf-2-like isoform X2 codes for MAGRRHPAVPPLLLLLVLVGVTSEAQGSSYLSGFRLRSRLQRDRQMRNVRPNIILILTDDQDIELGSMQSMNKTRHIMEKGGTHFSNAFSTTPMCCPSRSSILTGKYVHNHHTYTNNENCSSPSWQAHHEPHTFAVHLNNSGYRTAFFGKYLNEYNGSYVPPGWKEWVALVKNSRFYNYTLCRNGVREKHSSDYPKDYLTDIITNNSINYFRMSKRIYPHRPVLMVLSHVAPHGPEDSAPQYSAAFPNASQHITPSYNYAPNPDKHWILRYTGPMKPVHMQFTNMLQRRRMQTLLSVDDSVQKVYNMLVETGELDNTYLIYTSDHGYHIGQFGLVKGKSMPYEFDIRVPFYIRGPNVEQGATNPHIVLNVDLAPTMLEMAGVDIPAEMDGKSILKLLASDRPVNRFQLNKKGKTWRDSFLVERGKPPHKRADGKEMAQEENFLPKYQRVKDLCQKAEYQTSCQQSGQKWQCVEDPTGKLRLYKCKGMAGLFAPRMQALMASSPSTISVTSNFDDCNCGDGGLKMSVLKKKRLLNKKKIKSSKAVTRKRWARSVSFELDGDLYAVDLDEGYRPLGSGNASWTRDRWRGAAAGDDGEEFSGMGVAAKPTTRDKLTPPAALKVTYRCSILMNDTVKCDGGLYKSLQAWKDHKLHIEHEIETLQTKIKNLREVKGHLKKVRPEECQCNAPSDLLKNKEAYLLNVEQMHSLRMPSKQKTQWLQKEQKRRKKLRKFLKRLQNNDTCSMPGLTCFTHDNHHWQTAPFWTMGPFCACTSANNNTYWCLRTINDTHNFLFCEFATGFMEYFDLSTDPYQLINAVSTLDRNALNSMHQQLMGLRSCKGHKQCNPEKGGKERSHFSEYGGQIWEGWVG; via the exons ATGGCAGGGCGACGACACCCTGCCGTTCCCCCTCTTCTTCTCCTACTTGTCTTGGTGGGAGTTACTTCTGAGGCGCAGGGCTCCAGCTACCTGTCTGGGTTTCGCCTCAGGTCTCGCTTGCAGAGGGACCGCCAGATGAGAAACGTCCGGCCCAACATCATTCTTATTCTCACAGATGATCAGGATATAGAACTGG GCTCAATGCAGTCCATGAACAAAACTCGCCACATCATGGAGAAGGGAGGCACGCATTTCTCAAACGCTTTCTCCACCACCCCCATGTGCTGCCCGTCCCGCTCCTCCATCCTGACGGGGAAGTACGTGCACAACCACCACACTTACACCAACAACGAGAACTGCTCCTCGCCGTCGTGGCAGGCGCACCACGAGCCGCACACGTTCGCCGTGCACCTCAACAACTCCGGCTACAGAACGG CGTTCTTCGGAAAGTATCTGAACGAGTACAATGGCTCCTATGTGCCACCTGGCTGGAAGGAATGGGTGGCGCTGGTGAAAAACTCCCGCTTCTACAACTACACCCTCTGCAGAAATGGAGTACGGGAGAAACACAGCAGCGACTACCCAAAG GACTACCTGACGGATATCATCACCAACAACAGCATCAACTACTTCCGGATGTCCAAGAGGATTTACCCTCACCGGCCGGTCCTGATGGTCCTGAGCCATGTGGCTCCGCACGGTCCAGAGGACTCCGCCCCGCAGTACAGCGCTGCCTTTCCCAACGCCTCTCAGCACAT AACGCCGAGCTACAACTATGCTCCCAACCCAGACAAGCACTGGATCCTGCGCTACACTGGCCCAATGAAGCCTGTCCACATGCAGTTCACCAACATGCTCCAGCGCAGGAGGATGCAGACGCTGCTGTCCGTGGACGATAGCGTGCAAAAG GTGTACAACATGCTGGTGGAGACGGGAGAACTGGACAACACCTACCTCATTTACACCTCGGATCACGGCTATCATATCGGCCAGTTTGGGCTGGTAAAGGGCAAATCAATGCCCTACGAGTTTGATATCCGCGTGCCGTTCTATATACGGGGGCCTAATGTGGAGCAAGGCGCTAC AAATCCTCACATCGTGTTGAACGTTGACCTGGCACCGACTATGCTGGAGATGGCAGGCGTCGATATTCCTGCCGAAATGGATGGCAAGTCCATCCTGAAACTTCTGGCCTCGGATCGACCAGTGAACAG GTTCCAGTTGAACAAGAAGGGGAAAACATGGAGAGACTCCTTCCTGGTGGAGAGGGG GAAGCCTCCACACAAGAGAGCCGATGGGAAGGAAATGGCCCAGGAGGAAAACTTTCTGCCAAAATACCAGAGGGTGAAGGACTTGTGCCAGAAAGCAGAATATCAGACTTCATGCCAACAATCGGGACAG AAGTGGCAGTGTGTGGAGGATCCGACGGGCAAGCTGAGGCTGTATAAGTGTAAAGGCATGGCGGGTCTGTTTGCCCCTCGCATGCAGGCTCTGATGGCCAGCAGTCCCTCTACCATATCTGTCACCTCAAACTTTGACGACTGTAACTGCGGCGATGGGGGGCTCAAAATGTCTGTCCTTAAGAAGAAGAGACTCCTAAACAAAAAGA AGATTAAGTCCAGTAAGGCCGTGACCAGGAAGCGCTGGGCGCGCTCCGTCTCGTTCGAGCTGGATGGAGATCTGTACGCCGTCGACTTGGACGAGGGCTACAGGCCCCTGGGATCCGGGAACGCCAGCTGGACCAGAGACAGGTGGAGAGGCGCGGCCGCCGGAGACGACGGCGAAGAATTCAGCGGAATGGGAGTCGCAGCCAAGCCAACCACCCGTGACAAGCTCACACCACCTGCTGCTTTGAAAGTCACCTACAG ATGCTCGATCCTCATGAACGACACGGTGAAGTGTGACGGGGGCCTCTACAAGTCCCTTCAAGCATGGAAGGACCACAAACTGCACATTGAGCATGAG ATTGAAACCTTGCAGACCAAAATCAAGAACTTGCGTGAGGTGAAAGGTCACCTGAAAAAGGTGCGGCCTGAGGAATGCCAGTGCAACGCGCCCAG TGATCTTCTCAAGAATAAGGAGGCTTATCTGCTAAATGTGGAGCAAATGCACTCTCTCAG AATGCCGTCCAAGCAGAAGACTCAGTGGCTGCAGAAGGAGCAGAAGCGCCGAAAAAAACTGCGCAAATTCCTGAAGAGGCTCCAGAACAACGACACCTGCAGCATGCCTGGTCTGACCTGCTTCACCCACGACAACCATCACTGGCAGACCGCCCCCTTCTGGACGA TGGGTCCGTTCTGTGCGTGCACCAGTGCCAACAACAACACGTACTGGTGCCTGAGGACCATCAATGACACACACAATTTCCTGTTCTGTGAATTTGCCACCGGTTTCATGGAATACTTTGACCTCAGTACCGACCCCTACCAG CTGATAAATGCTGTCAGTACTCTGGATCGCAACGCGCTCAACTCAATGCATCAACAGCTCATGGGCTTGAGGAGCTGCAAGGGCCACAAGCAGTGCAACCCGGAGAAGG GGGGAAAGGAGAGGAGCCACTTCAGTGAATACGG aggACAGATTTGGGAAGGCTGGGTTGGGTAA